A DNA window from Bufo gargarizans isolate SCDJY-AF-19 unplaced genomic scaffold, ASM1485885v1 fragScaff_scaffold_41_pilon:::fragment_2:::debris, whole genome shotgun sequence contains the following coding sequences:
- the LOC122922515 gene encoding cytochrome c oxidase subunit 4 isoform 1, mitochondrial-like isoform X1: MLTFPCSQRSEEYSTQVAVPGCPTQRHSVMLSVLAQRSPLLAKMRVLGAIGVRAAHSHGDHDAVPYYTKPAYFDHRTLPLPDIPFHDGLSSQETALKEKEKGPWKQLSPEDKISLYRIQFNQTYAEMNKPTNEWKSVIGGILFFFGITGLIVWWQKVHVFPPLPHTLQEEWIQMQIRRMLDMRVGPIEGFSSNWDYEKNEWKK, encoded by the exons ATgttgacctttccctgttcccagAGGTCAGAAGAATACTCAACTCAGGTGGCAGTGCCAGGATGTCCGACACAGCGCCACTCTGTG ATGTTGTCGGTTCTGGCACAGAGGTCGCCGCTTTTGGCTAAAATGAGGGTTCTAGGAGCCATCGGCGTAAGAGCAGCCCACAGCCACGGGGACCACG ACGCAGTACCATATTACACCAAGCCGGCATATTTTGACCACCGGACTCTTCCTCTGCCTGACATCCCCTTTCATGATGGTCTGAGCTCCCAGGAAACTGCGCTTAAGGAGAAGGAGAAAGGACCTTGGAAGCAGCTGAGTCCAGAGGACAAGATATCAC TTTACCGTATCCAGTTTAACCAGACATATGCAGAGATGAATAAACCAACCAATGAGTGGAAAAGTGTGATTGGTGGCATCCTCTTCTTCTTTGGCATAACAGGACTCATAGTGTGGTGGCAGAAAGTACATG TGTTCCCTCCTCTCCCGCACACCCTCCAGGAGGAGTGGATACAGATGCAGATTCGAAGGATGTTGGACATGCGCGTGGGGCCCATTGAAGGCTTCTCCTCCAACTGGGACTATGAGAAGAATGAGTGGAAGAAATAA
- the LOC122922515 gene encoding cytochrome c oxidase subunit 4 isoform 1, mitochondrial-like isoform X2, which yields MLSVLAQRSPLLAKMRVLGAIGVRAAHSHGDHDAVPYYTKPAYFDHRTLPLPDIPFHDGLSSQETALKEKEKGPWKQLSPEDKISLYRIQFNQTYAEMNKPTNEWKSVIGGILFFFGITGLIVWWQKVHVFPPLPHTLQEEWIQMQIRRMLDMRVGPIEGFSSNWDYEKNEWKK from the exons ATGTTGTCGGTTCTGGCACAGAGGTCGCCGCTTTTGGCTAAAATGAGGGTTCTAGGAGCCATCGGCGTAAGAGCAGCCCACAGCCACGGGGACCACG ACGCAGTACCATATTACACCAAGCCGGCATATTTTGACCACCGGACTCTTCCTCTGCCTGACATCCCCTTTCATGATGGTCTGAGCTCCCAGGAAACTGCGCTTAAGGAGAAGGAGAAAGGACCTTGGAAGCAGCTGAGTCCAGAGGACAAGATATCAC TTTACCGTATCCAGTTTAACCAGACATATGCAGAGATGAATAAACCAACCAATGAGTGGAAAAGTGTGATTGGTGGCATCCTCTTCTTCTTTGGCATAACAGGACTCATAGTGTGGTGGCAGAAAGTACATG TGTTCCCTCCTCTCCCGCACACCCTCCAGGAGGAGTGGATACAGATGCAGATTCGAAGGATGTTGGACATGCGCGTGGGGCCCATTGAAGGCTTCTCCTCCAACTGGGACTATGAGAAGAATGAGTGGAAGAAATAA